One genomic segment of Stenotrophomonas sp. 704A1 includes these proteins:
- a CDS encoding protein klaA yields the protein MSKSQPPPLPLKEATSVPAGALSVEQLKREVLPALFAGRTDIGRYGPPDLARASAEPAWQDGSANALARVLAELVTRLSEHDPNALLQRAHWWDRLTGADIEQRLRRRIAMGSNVELLAEIERQASAVRASVDRLDAQLIEHDVQGVRLQTYIDAGVQFLQELPAGAATGVDDAPLPDRPVERLQRRLANLTALLASHSMSRVQVQLARSAAIDLLDRYSETVQILLPIWRQTIQALHNSDNASAQMVASAAQAQDQLKRALQAVLQAPAVRA from the coding sequence ATGTCGAAGTCCCAGCCACCGCCGCTCCCGCTGAAGGAAGCAACGTCGGTGCCCGCCGGCGCGCTCAGCGTCGAACAGCTCAAGCGCGAGGTCCTGCCGGCGCTGTTTGCGGGTCGCACCGACATCGGTCGTTACGGCCCTCCGGATCTGGCCCGCGCCAGCGCCGAACCGGCCTGGCAGGATGGCAGCGCCAACGCGCTGGCCCGCGTGCTGGCCGAGCTGGTCACCCGGCTGTCCGAGCACGATCCCAATGCCCTGCTGCAGCGCGCGCACTGGTGGGACCGGTTGACCGGTGCCGACATCGAACAGCGGCTGCGCCGGCGCATCGCCATGGGCAGCAACGTCGAGCTGCTGGCCGAGATCGAGCGCCAGGCCAGCGCCGTGCGCGCCAGCGTGGATCGACTGGATGCGCAGCTGATCGAGCATGACGTGCAGGGCGTGCGCCTGCAGACCTACATCGATGCCGGCGTGCAGTTCCTGCAGGAACTGCCAGCGGGTGCTGCAACCGGCGTGGATGACGCGCCCTTGCCGGATCGCCCGGTCGAGCGTCTGCAACGCCGCCTGGCCAACCTGACCGCGCTGCTGGCCAGTCACTCCATGAGCCGGGTGCAGGTGCAGCTTGCACGCAGTGCGGCCATCGATCTGCTCGACCGCTACAGCGAGACGGTGCAGATCCTGTTGCCGATCTGGCGGCAGACCATCCAGGCGCTGCACAACAGCGACAACGCCAGCGCGCAGATGGTCGCCAGCGCCGCACAGGCGCAGGACCAGCTGAAGCGGGCACTGCAGGCAGTGCTGCAGGCACCGGCGGTGCGGGCGTGA